The window CGATTCCACGGCCTGTTCAGGGCCCTGCCGCCCCACCCGCGCGGCTTTACCGCAGCCTCCTTACCAGTGGAATTGAGATGCCCGAGCTGATCATCAATGGGCCCGCGGGCCGTCTGGAAGCCCGCTATCACCACGAAGCGGCCAACGACAGCCCGATCGCGCTCATCCTGCATCCGCACCCCCAGTTCGGCGGCACGATGAACAATCAAGTCGTCTACACGCTCTATCACACCTTCGTGGAGCGGGGCTTCTCGGTGCTGCGCTTCAACTTCCGCGGCGTCGGCCGCAGCCAGGGCATCTGGGACGGCGGCCCGGGCGAGCTATCGGACGCGGCGTCCGCACTCGACTGGCTGCAGATCGTCAAGCCGGACGCCAAGAGCTGCTGGATCGCCGGCGTCTCGTTCGGCACCTGGATCGCCATGCAGCTGCTGATGCGCCGCCCGGAGGTGGAGGGCTTCATTTGCGTCGCCCCGCCGTCGAACCTCTATGACTTCTCGTTCCTCGCGCCATGTCCCTCCTCCGGCCTGATGATCAACGGCGACAAGGACCGCGTCGTGCCGTCCAACTCGGTCGGCGAGCTGTCGCAGCGCCTCAAGACGCAGCGCGGCATCAAGATCACGCATCAAGTGATCCCCGGCGCCAACCACTTCTTCGAGAACAAATCGGAGGACCTGAAGGAAGCGGTCGGCGCTTATGTCGACGCGCGCATGGAGCAGGCCGAGATCGATCGCGCCAAGGAGAAGGAGCGCGAGCGCGAGAAGGAGCGCGAGCGTCAGCGCCAGCGCGAGATCGAGCGCGCGGAAGAGGCGAGCGGGGTCGGGGCCGACGATGGCGGCGATGCGGACTAGCGGATCGAGATCGTGATCAGAATGGTGGCTCTGTCGCTCGCAGGGCTGCTGGTCCTGCTGCTTGCCGCTCTCGGTGCGGCATACTGGTATTCGCTGAGCCTTCCGGGGGAGCCGTACGCCGGCCCTCCCCAACCCGTGACGGATGCGGAGCGCGACGTTGCCCAGCGCCTGCGCAAGCACGTCGAAGCCATCGCCAGCGAGCCGCACAACATCCAGCACTATCCGGTGCTCGAGCGCTCGGCCGCCTACATCGAGGCGGAGCTGAAAGCGCTCGGCTATGAGCCGCAGGCGCAAGTGTACGACGTCGGCGGTAAATCGGTGCGCAACATCGCGGTTGAGTTGGCCCCGCCGGGTGCCGACCCGCACACGCCGAGCATCGTCGTCGGCGCGCACTACGATTCCTATGGCGAT of the Hyphomicrobium album genome contains:
- a CDS encoding alpha/beta hydrolase, which translates into the protein MPELIINGPAGRLEARYHHEAANDSPIALILHPHPQFGGTMNNQVVYTLYHTFVERGFSVLRFNFRGVGRSQGIWDGGPGELSDAASALDWLQIVKPDAKSCWIAGVSFGTWIAMQLLMRRPEVEGFICVAPPSNLYDFSFLAPCPSSGLMINGDKDRVVPSNSVGELSQRLKTQRGIKITHQVIPGANHFFENKSEDLKEAVGAYVDARMEQAEIDRAKEKEREREKERERQRQREIERAEEASGVGADDGGDAD